The Blautia obeum ATCC 29174 region TATATTTATAATTTTTAAAGCGTTCCAGAAGCACTTCCAGCCCTTTGCTTCCATAACCACCATTTCGTTTCTCAGGTGCGATTGCATAATAGTCCAGAAGCGCCCGATTCTGCTCTTCATCGATCAGATTGATCGCCAGACCTGCAAATTCATCCTCATCGACCAACACAAGCATTTCCATCTTTCCATCAGCAACCAGCTGTTCCATAACCTGGAGTGGCTTTTTTTCCTGCTCTGGAAACGCCTTATCGTATAAGTCATACAGCTGCCATTTATACTGTGCGCCTTCATCGGCAATGTTCATCAGTTTCATATTATTTGTCTCCTGTTTAATTATTAATCATATCCGGCCATGACAGAATCTCTGCAGCAATTTCTTTTTCGTAATCGCCCTCGATATCCTGGCTTCTGCCCGCTTCATAAATATTGGTTTCTGCACCCCAGACTTCATCATGATATTCCCACACATGAAAACGAAGTCCACGGAACATGAAATCAAGACTTCCACAGT contains the following coding sequences:
- a CDS encoding GNAT family N-acetyltransferase, producing the protein MKLMNIADEGAQYKWQLYDLYDKAFPEQEKKPLQVMEQLVADGKMEMLVLVDEDEFAGLAINLIDEEQNRALLDYYAIAPEKRNGGYGSKGLEVLLERFKNYKYIFEIETQNEKAENAEERKRRKAFYLRNGLKETGLFVNVYDTDFELLTPDGELTFWEYVDFLREVMYEEYVEILRPTLIAMKKK